The genomic DNA ATCAATGAATTTTTTGACCCTATTATATAAAAAATAAAAAGGACTGAAAATCCTCACCCAAATTATATGACAAAACAGAGAATGATGAGTTCTCCGTTTCTCTCACAGACGCAAAGTCCTTTTAATCATCTCACAGGTGCTAAGACCCAAATAGTAAAGGGAGTATAAATACTCCCTTTCTATAACTTAGTCGTAAAGACCATTTTACTTATGAACGTGAGCGTATAGCTCTTTTGTAATTAAATAATACCACATTTTTCTATGAAAATCAAGGATTTTTAAACAACAAAGAAGCTAAACCATTTTCTATAGCTTCCATTTGTTGAGCAGTTAATTTAACATTGACCATTTTTCCTTTTACTCTTGGCGTCATTAATCTTGACCTACTCACAGTTGTTATTTGATTAGGCAAAGCATAAGAAACTTTTTTTGTAGATAATTTAGGAATAATTCCTAAGTCTACCCTCGTAATCATTGACCCTTGTGGATTTTTTGAAGTAAAAGGAACTATGTTTGCTACTTTTCCTTGAACTGCTAATACCACACAATAATGTCTATCTCTTAGCTCTGAGCCTGTATTATATCCAAAATCAACAGAATATACATACCCTCTTTTTGCTTGAGCTAGTTCTAATTTTGGGTCTTGTAAAATCCTTTTATTATTTTTCAAGAAATTTACTAAAGATGTCGTCAGCAAAAGATAGTCATTCTCTTTCAAAATTTTTTTGATTTGTTTTAATGTTTTTCTAAAAATTCTATTAAATTTTTTCATCTCACTTCCTTTAGCTTCTCAGACCTTACAAAATCGTTTTTAAGGCGTTTTTTCCCTCTCAAGTAGGATTTATATCAAAAAATTATGAAAAGCCTTTATTTAACCTTTTAATCATTTTTGAAACTTTTAATTTTTTTATTTTTGGGCAAGAAAATCATTTCACAGAAAATATGTCTGTCAAGGTTGCGAAGCATTTATTTAACCTTGACTGACTAAGATTTTCTGTGATACAAAATTCTCTCCAAAAATAAAAATTTTACTCCTTAGTATATTTGTTTACAAATTCTAGTAAAGCAAAGTTTAAAATCTGAATTTTTGAATAATTTTTATGTTCATTACAGAATTTATTAAATTTATCTAGGACTTCCCTTGAAATTCTAAGAGATGTAGAGAAAGAACTCATTAATAAGATTTCGTTAGGTATTAATAAATCGTTCTCAGCTTTTCTACCAATGCTTATAAATTCATCTATATTATCCAAGAAATACAAGAATTTTTTTCCTAATTCTTCATTTTTTAGCCTTTCTGATATTACTAAACTTGTTTTGTTTGTAGTTTCCTGTAGGTCATCTGTGTTTTTTTCTTCTTTTTTATCTGTAGTTTCTTGTAGGTCGTTTGTAGCTTCCAAGATTTCAGGCTCTATTTTTTCTGTAGTTTCTTGTTGCTTAGTTGTAGTTTTTTCTTTTTCATCCGTAGCTTCTTGTAGGTCTTCTGTAGTTTCTCTCTCAACTGTTCCTTTTTTGTCTGTAGCTTCCTGTAGGTCGTTTGTAGCTTTAGGAGTTTCAACCTCTATTTCTTTTGTAGTTTCTTGTTGCTTAGTTGTAGTTTCTAACATTTCAAATTTTAATATTTTTAATTCTTTCTTTGTAAATGCTTTATAATTCTCTTGTAACCATTCCTCAAATTTTTTGTTAGTATAAAAAATTCTGTTCTCTTTTTTTCTAGTTACTATTTTTTCTACTGTTTCTTCTCCAAATTTTTTTATAGCTTCTTTTACTTGGATTACTTTTTCATCTACTACTTTTTTCATTTTCCCTCCTTTACTGATGTGGTTTTTTGTAGCCTATTTGTAGTTTTAATTAATTATACCTCTTTATCTCTTATTTTTCAAGCAAAAAAAAATACAAGGGACAATTTGACCCTTGTAAAATTTGATTTTATAGCTCCTCACTTTAGAGTAGAGGCTCACTCGTTTTTATAGCTCCTCACTTCAGAGTAGAGGCTCACTCGTTTTTATAGCTCCTCACTTCAGAGTAGAGGCTCACTCGTTTTTATAATTTTTAATTTGCTAGTAGAACTTGTTTTTAAGGTTGTCTGTCAACCATATCCCTAGATAGTTTTTTATGGTGTCTATCCACCCCCAAAGCGTTCCAGTTCTAATTTCTCACCGTTGAATTTTCCATAGTTTCCCCATTTGCTCTGCAACATAACGCAGGTACAATCAAAATCCACACCTTCGATTGTGATGTTTCCCTCGACCTGTTCAAAAGGTTCTGTAAGTTTTTCATATCCGTCCTCGAATTCAAGGACTATTGTTTTATCTTGAATTATAATCTTTTTGACCCGCATATCATGCAGACTATATGGAATGGGCGGATTGTGTTTATATTCTGTCCTCATGAGACCTCCCCGTCAAATTCTAATTTATCGATTTCTTTTTACTTACTAATCATACCATACAACAGCATAAGAAACACTAAAATATTGCAGACCATACCGCCCCAAAACAGGTACAACTTCAAGCCCTCATATCTAAAAAAACTGTTCTTACTTTCCTCAAGCTCCCGGATCTTCTGCTTCATCACGCTCGTAAGTGTATCAGACTGCTTCTCAAGAAGCTTTGTAGCCCTCTGTATAGCCTCTATATTCGCCTGTAACGCCTTTCTAACCTCTTGGACGGTGTTTTCCTTAACCTCATCTTTCAGGCTCCCAATCTCGCCCGATATAGCGTCTTGAAGCAATTCGTTGCTGTTCTTCAGCAGCTCTACGCTCTGCTTCAGCTCGCTGATGAGCTTCCTGTTCTGCTCTGCGTCTCTCTGCCTGTTCTGCTCTGCCCTCACTTGTTCTTGATTTGACTGCTTCATCAATTCCTCGCAGTTCTCGCTCGACATCGCCAACGCTTCTTTGAGCAGACTGTTTTCCAGCTCTGTCCGGCTCTGTCGGTTTAACTCTTGAAGCTGCTCTCTTGGACTGCTCTGCTTCTGCTGTTCGTGCATTTCTCTCAAACTCATGCTCCATACTCTCCTTTCCAAAATCCATATTGTAGTATTTTTCCAGCTTGTTATCCCTGATTTTACAAGCCTTTTCTCCTGCCTGTTCCCTGGCTAAGTCGGTATATGTGATGTACTTGTGGCTGTCCTGCCAGTCCACCCCGTACCCTCTTTCATTCATCAGCCGGATAAAGGTTTCCCGGCTGGTCGCTGTTTCCTTACAATCCAGCACCGCAAGGGCAATATCCTGCACATAGCTTTTGACCTTTCCCTGCTCTGCCTGTTTCAAAAGCTGGTAGGTGTCTTTGCTCCATGCCACCGTTTCTTCCCGGACTTCTCCAGCAAATGTCTTTCCTTTCTCCGGCACATGCAAGCCCTGTTCCCAGCTCTGCTCGTTGCACCGTTCCTTTAAGT from Fusobacterium varium includes the following:
- a CDS encoding type II toxin-antitoxin system PemK/MazF family toxin, with amino-acid sequence MKKFNRIFRKTLKQIKKILKENDYLLLTTSLVNFLKNNKRILQDPKLELAQAKRGYVYSVDFGYNTGSELRDRHYCVVLAVQGKVANIVPFTSKNPQGSMITRVDLGIIPKLSTKKVSYALPNQITTVSRSRLMTPRVKGKMVNVKLTAQQMEAIENGLASLLFKNP